The window TCAAAATTTTTGTAATCGTCTCTCCAATACCAAGGATATCCGCCAAAAATCTCGTCAGCACACTCACCCGATAGGGCAACCTTTGCATATTTTCTCACTTCATTTGTAAACAAGAGAAGTGATGAGTCAATGTCAGCCATGCCAGGAAGGTCATTTGCAACTGTGGCAAGGGAGAGGGCATTGCATAAGAGTTCATTGTCAATTTCAACTACAATGTGGTCTGTTCCTATACTTTTTGAAGCTATCTTAGCATAGGTGCTGTCTAAGGTGGGTTGATACTGATTGAATTTATAATATTTTGCGTTATCTTTATAATCAACAGAAAAACTTTTTAATCTTTTCCCTTCTTTTCTTAACTGGTTAGCAGAAATAGCTGTGATAATGGTTGAATCCAGCCCACCTGACAGAAAGCAGCATATTTCAAAGTCGGAAACAAGTTGTCTTGTTATTGCATCTGTGACAAGGTTTTTAACTATTTCAATGGTCTCATCTACAGTGTTGTCAAACCTTTCTGGTTTTAAATGCCAATATTCTTTTATTTCATATTTATTTTCGTTGTATATTACATAATGTGCAGGAGGAAGTTCTATGATATCTTTGAAAATTGCTGAAAATGGAGACCTAGCAGGGCAAAGACCTATAAGCTCAAAAATACCCTCTTTATTGACCTTAGTAGATATTAAAGGATGCTTTAGAAGAGCTTTTATTTCTGAACCAAAAATAAAGTTGCCATTTTTAAAGGAGAAAAATAGCGGTTTTACTCCTAAATGGTCACGAGCTATAAAAAGTTCGTTTTTGGTTTCATTGAAAACTGCAAAAGCAAATATACCATTTAGATATTTCACGCATTCTTCTTTCCATTGAATGTAAGAGGTCAACACAACTTCGGTATCAGAGTATGAACTGAAGTGATGCCCTAAGCTTTGAAGCATTGACCGAAGTTCTTGAGTGTTGTAAAGCTCACCGTTATAGACTATAATGAATTTTTCTTGACCATGAAATTTAATCATTGGCTGTTTGCCACCCTCAGGGTCTATAATAGTGAGTCTTTTGTGCCCGAGCAGAGCATGTTTAGTGACGTAGTAATCTTCTTCATCAGGTCCGCGATGACTAAGTGCATCAGTCATCCTTATTATTACATCGCGAAAGTTAGAAATGTCTGAGCTAAAACATACCCATCCACTAAATCCGCACATTTTTTCACAACAAATTTTAGAATTTCAGTATCAATATATTAAGCAAAAGGTAAGATGGTGAATAATGATGTTTTGGGTTATTGACATATCAATTTAGATGGTTTATAATAAATCTTGCGCTAGAAAAAGAAGATTTTAGCGGAAGGGTGTCCGAGTGGTTTAAGGAGCTGGTCTTGAAAACCAGTGACCCGCGTGAAGCGGGCCGTGGGTTCGAATCCCACCCCTTCCGCCATTTAATTTTTAATTGGAATTTTTATTTTACTGCTACAAAAGTGCTTGCAAGTTTTTTGATACATAGTGTAATATTATAATTGAGCAGGTTTTAAGGACCATGAAGAAATATGGTCTTTTTTTATTACATTTCATCTTGCCGTTATAAATTGATAGAATCAATTTCCTCATATTTCTTAATATTTTGTGATAATATAGTATTTGAGACCTAATAAAAAGAATACAATATACACAATAATTCTTTGATAATTTTCATTGCGAAAGGTGTGGAATGAGTTGAAACTCAAAGCTTATGCGAAAATCAACTTAGCATTGGATGTACTTTCGAAAAGGGAAGATGGCTATCATGAAATAAGAACTATAATGCAAACAGTTGATTTGTATGATATAATCAATATTGAAAAGATAGAAGAAGACAGTATAATTGTAACAACTTCAAGTGAAAATATTCCAACTGACAATAAAAACCACGCATACATTGCAGCCTCTCTTGTAAAAGAGCGTTTTAACATAAAACAAGGTGTGAAAATACATATTGAAAAGAATATCCCGGTTTCTGCAGGCTTAGCTGGAGGAAGTACTGATGCCGCAGCAGTTTTAAAAGGTCTGAACAAAATATTTGAGCTAAATCTTTCTGAGCAGCAGCTTATGGAAATCGGAAGAGAGATTGGAGCTGATGTTCCATTTTGTTTAGTAGGTGGCACAGCTCTTTGTGAGGGAATTGGCGAAAAGGTGATAAAGCTAAAATCAGCTCCTCAGATGAATATACTCATTGCAAAGCCAGAAGTATATGTTTCTACTCAGGCTGTATACGAGGCGCTTGACCTTAGCAAGATAAAGAAGAGAGCAAACATAGAAGCTATGATTTCAGCAATAGAAGAGGGTAATATAAAAGAGATAGCAAAAAACCTTTGCAACATTTTAGAGGTAGTTACAGTAAATCAATATCCAGTTATAAATAAAGTCAAGGACATTATGAGAAATAACAATGCTCTTGGAACTGTTATGACAGGAAGTGGTCCGGCTGTGTTTGGAATTTTTGGCAACAAGTATGATGCTTTAAAAGCTGCAGAGAGGCTTAAAGTATTCATAAAAGAAATTATATTGACTACAACGTGTGAAGGTAACTGATTTTAGTAATTTAATATTAGTAGGAGTTGTGATAAAAAATGAATGAAAAGAATGAATCACATTATTTTTTAATAGAGAATTATAAACCTCTGCGCGAGATTGTGTTTGAAAAGCTCAGGGATATGATAGTAAACGGCGATTTAAAACCTGGTGAAAGACTTATGGAGATAAAACTTGCAGAAATGCTTGGTGTTTCAAGAACTCCTATTAGAGAGGCTATAAGGAAGCTTGAACTTGAAGGGCTTGTTGTGATGCTTCCCCGAAAAGGTGCTTACGTTGCTGATATATCCAAAAAAGAAATAATGGATGTATTGGAGATACGAGCTGCTCTTGACAAGCTTGCGACAGGTCTTGCAGCCCAGCGAATGACAAAATCCGAAAAGGAACAGCTTAAAAAGGTTTTATATTCATTTGAGAAAAATTTTAAGTCTGGGAATATTGAAGGAATGATAAACGATGATATAAAGTTGCACGATTTGATATACTTAGGGGCAAAGAATGAGAAACTCCAACATATAATAAATAACCTTCGTGAGCAGATAACCCGATTCAGGATAATATATCTTAAAGAGATTTACAGGAGAAGTGAAAATCTTTTAAAAGAACACAAAGAGATTGTAGAAGCAATTATTGGTGGAGATGTTGAAAAAGCTCAGAAGATAGCAGAAGAGCACATAAAAAATCAGGAAATAGAGCTTATTAACAGTTTAAAATCTTAACAAAAAGGTGAATAATATGATAAATGCTGTAATACTTGCTGGATCTGATAAAAACAAATCAGGTACTCCTTATGAATGTAAGGCATTGATTAAAATTGGAGAAAAATTTTTAATAGAATATGTACTTGATGCAGTATGCAATTCCAAGCATATTTCGCGCAGGGTTGTTGTGGGTCCAGGTCAATTAAAAGAATTTTTGATTTCAAGATATCCACAGGTTGAATTTATTGAAGAAGACAATTCGATAATGAGAAATGCCAAAAAAGCGATAGAATTTTTGAACGACAACAAAAAAATTTTATTTTTAACTGCAGATCTGCCATTTATTACTGCTGAGGCAATAGATCATTTTATCGAAGAGTCAATTAAATCTGGAGCGGACATCTGTTATCCAATTGTTGAAAAGAGTGTAAATGATGAGAAATATCCTCAAATGAAAAGGACATATGGGACTGTAAAAGAAGGAACATTTACGGGGGGAAATGCTATTATAATAACTCCATCAGTATTTGAAAGGTGTTAT is drawn from Caldicellulosiruptor diazotrophicus and contains these coding sequences:
- the asnB gene encoding asparagine synthase (glutamine-hydrolyzing), with product MCGFSGWVCFSSDISNFRDVIIRMTDALSHRGPDEEDYYVTKHALLGHKRLTIIDPEGGKQPMIKFHGQEKFIIVYNGELYNTQELRSMLQSLGHHFSSYSDTEVVLTSYIQWKEECVKYLNGIFAFAVFNETKNELFIARDHLGVKPLFFSFKNGNFIFGSEIKALLKHPLISTKVNKEGIFELIGLCPARSPFSAIFKDIIELPPAHYVIYNENKYEIKEYWHLKPERFDNTVDETIEIVKNLVTDAITRQLVSDFEICCFLSGGLDSTIITAISANQLRKEGKRLKSFSVDYKDNAKYYKFNQYQPTLDSTYAKIASKSIGTDHIVVEIDNELLCNALSLATVANDLPGMADIDSSLLLFTNEVRKYAKVALSGECADEIFGGYPWYWRDDYKNFETFPWSPSLEFRKNLLSKKYSKSELEEYVNSRYKESVEKVNYLDSDSQEDVKHRILYYLNVKWFMVTLLNRKDRMSMANSLEVRVPFADYRIVELLYNVPWKIKYLENIEKGLLRRSFEEIIPNEIKNRKKSPYPKTYNPEYLKKTKQKVLEIIKNNSPIFEIIDKTYLENITEKEFFPSDKPWFGQLMTLPQFFGYIIQLDFWIKTYNVDFE
- the ispE gene encoding 4-(cytidine 5'-diphospho)-2-C-methyl-D-erythritol kinase; this translates as MKLKAYAKINLALDVLSKREDGYHEIRTIMQTVDLYDIINIEKIEEDSIIVTTSSENIPTDNKNHAYIAASLVKERFNIKQGVKIHIEKNIPVSAGLAGGSTDAAAVLKGLNKIFELNLSEQQLMEIGREIGADVPFCLVGGTALCEGIGEKVIKLKSAPQMNILIAKPEVYVSTQAVYEALDLSKIKKRANIEAMISAIEEGNIKEIAKNLCNILEVVTVNQYPVINKVKDIMRNNNALGTVMTGSGPAVFGIFGNKYDALKAAERLKVFIKEIILTTTCEGN
- a CDS encoding GntR family transcriptional regulator codes for the protein MNEKNESHYFLIENYKPLREIVFEKLRDMIVNGDLKPGERLMEIKLAEMLGVSRTPIREAIRKLELEGLVVMLPRKGAYVADISKKEIMDVLEIRAALDKLATGLAAQRMTKSEKEQLKKVLYSFEKNFKSGNIEGMINDDIKLHDLIYLGAKNEKLQHIINNLREQITRFRIIYLKEIYRRSENLLKEHKEIVEAIIGGDVEKAQKIAEEHIKNQEIELINSLKS
- a CDS encoding nucleotidyltransferase family protein, whose translation is MINAVILAGSDKNKSGTPYECKALIKIGEKFLIEYVLDAVCNSKHISRRVVVGPGQLKEFLISRYPQVEFIEEDNSIMRNAKKAIEFLNDNKKILFLTADLPFITAEAIDHFIEESIKSGADICYPIVEKSVNDEKYPQMKRTYGTVKEGTFTGGNAIIITPSVFERCYSLAEKLVEKRKNPIAMARLIGPTILLLFLTKRLSIQKVEKRVSKVFKVKAKAIISTYPELGQDVDKDSDLMVAKLYLEKKR